In Kazachstania africana CBS 2517 chromosome 4, complete genome, the following are encoded in one genomic region:
- the CMD1 gene encoding calmodulin (similar to Saccharomyces cerevisiae CMD1 (YBR109C); ancestral locus Anc_3.360) — MSSNLTEEQIAEFKEAFALFDKDNNGSISSSELATVMRSLGLSPSEAEVADLMNEIDVDGNHKIEFSEFLALMSRQLKSNDSEQELLEAFKVFDKNGDGLISAAELKHVLTSIGEKLTDAEVDEMLREVSDGSGEINIQQFAALLSK; from the coding sequence ATGTCCTCCAATTTAACTGAAGAGCAAATTGCTGAATTCAAGGAAGCCTTTGCTTTATTTGACAAAGATAACAATGGTTCTATTTCCTCTAGCGAGTTGGCCACAGTGATGAGATCCTTGGGTCTATCTCCAAGTGAAGCTGAAGTTGCAGACTtaatgaatgaaattgatgtaGATGGTAatcataaaattgaattcagTGAATTCTTAGCTTTAATGTCGCGTCAATTAAAGTCAAATGATTCAGAACAGGAACTACTAGAAGCTTTCAAAGTATTTGACAAAAATGGTGACGGTTTAATCTCAGCTGCCGAATTAAAACATGTATTGACATCAATTGGTGAAAAATTAACAGATGCCGAGGTCGATGAAATGTTGAGAGAAGTCAGTGATGGTTCTGGTGAAATTAATATCCAACAATTTGCCGCTCTTTTATCTAAATAA
- the AIM3 gene encoding Aim3p (similar to Saccharomyces cerevisiae YBR108W; ancestral locus Anc_3.359), translated as MSDFWEKNKGSIYSGVSTVGKATYRGTKSLGKAGYKASKSHIESSRNKKSSTDSSSENISTTPTSIDQLNDPKMFPPPPLKAGQKQYLSGGTVIEGDTNGTAGVAFSGGQENGMVQQHMSGQYIPGQHQIQGQQTMPAQQQMPAQEQMPMQQQMPMQQQMPMQQQMPMQQQMPMQQQMPMQQQMPMQQQMPMQQQTTAQQTPMQQTMPGQQQMPMQQTPMQQQTTAQQTTAQQTLVYEVPPHGQTSAIYTRASPVPPTEAQQNAYVRSAMPLPSGQSTLPAAPPRAVPQPPTVPSRSDTTNSTSDLEQSVGPQYEVKPFDQVAYIEEREKRGKKIEISIADVSNFSAPPSHKDRTVEVPRRSLLKKKETPSYTPSKSATPPSATMSPSANSTGAVSKPEEAVPRAAIVGEYKPNDVSFAPPSKPHINPETSPHYQQMMNRPTLNKPSSSGSSVSAHAGIPSGHKEPAKPQSVVPVKPQISLPSNSAPKLPGRDSTTAANDSDAFEKPGITGAYVEAAVNFAPPPKPHINPDTSPNYVKMMNRPTLSGDKTPSTGFQSQGYSVKRASHSNPSWTANMPSQIDSNQNSKNINQTSLDGCSGSPINGSPLNKPNDSESAGVTSLHQGVSNEGFVSSNKDASFQIESNTSTVDESNYMTSNLKNIGGFESELSSRLSNMSMTKDVSGQKKAPPKVPVKKNGLASPESANKKLPPQVKPKPKILSGKIPPPVPKKKVSLSNDS; from the coding sequence ATGAGTGACTTCTGGGAAAAGAATAAAGGTTCTATCTACTCAGGTGTCTCGACTGTGGGTAAGGCAACTTATAGAGGAACAAAATCTCTGGGAAAAGCTGGATATAAAGCAAGTAAATCTCATATCGAGTCTTCAAGgaataaaaaatcatcTACGGATTCCTCGTCAGAAAATATATCTACAACACCAACTAGTATCGATCAACTGAATGATCCCAAAATGTTTCCTCCTCCTCCTTTAAAAGCGGGACAGAAACAATATTTAAGTGGAGGTACTGTCATTGAAGGTGATACTAATGGTACTGCAGGTGTGGCATTCTCTGGTGGACAGGAGAATGGAATGGTTCAACAGCATATGTCAGGGCAGTATATACCAGGGCAGCATCAGATACAAGGGCAACAGACAATGCCAGCACAACAACAAATGCCAGCACAAGAACAAATGCCAATGCAACAGCAAATGCCAATGCAACAGCAAATGCCAATGCAACAGCAAATGCCAATGCAACAGCAAATGCCAATGCAACAGCAAATGCCAATGCAACAGCAAATGCCAATGCAACAGCAAATGCCAATGCAACAGCAAACAACAGCACAGCAAACACCAATGCAACAGACAATGCCAGGACAACAACAAATGCCAATGCAACAAACACCAATGCAACAGCAAACAACAGCTCAGCAAACAACAGCTCAGCAAACACTAGTATACGAGGTGCCGCCTCATGGACAGACATCGGCCATTTATACCAGAGCCTCTCCAGTGCCACCTACAGAAGCTCAACAAAACGCATATGTTAGAAGTGCAATGCCACTGCCATCAGGACAATCTACTCTGCCTGCCGCTCCCCCAAGGGCTGTGCCGCAACCTCCTACTGTCCCAAGTCGTTCAGATACGACCAACTCGACTTCAGATCTAGAACAATCTGTTGGTCCACAATATGAAGTAAAACCATTTGATCAAGTTGCATATAtcgaagaaagagaaaaaagaggCAAGAAGATAGAGATATCAATAGCAGATGTGTCCAACTTTTCAGCACCTCCCTCTCATAAAGATCGAACAGTAGAAGTGCCAAGAAGGTCtttattaaagaagaaagaaacgCCTTCCTACACCCCTTCCAAATCAGCAACGCCGCCTTCTGCCACGATGTCACCTTCGGCTAATTCCACTGGCGCTGTATCAAAACCTGAGGAGGCTGTTCCTAGAGCAGCTATAGTTGGTGAATATAAACCAAATGATGTTTCATTTGCTCCACCTTCTAAACCACATATTAACCCGGAAACTTCTCCACACTATcaacaaatgatgaatAGACCAACTTTAAATAAACCATCTAGTTCAGGAAGTAGTGTCAGTGCACATGCTGGTATTCCTTCAGGGCACAAGGAACCAGCGAAGCCACAATCAGTAGTACCAGTAAAACCACAAATATCATTACCGTCAAACTCTGCACCAAAATTACCTGGAAGGGATAGTACAACTGCAGCTAATGATTCTGATGCATTTGAAAAACCTGGGATTACTGGTGCTTATGTTGAAGCAGCTGTGAATTTTGCACCTCCTCCAAAACCGCATATAAACCCTGATACCTCACCAAACTATGtcaaaatgatgaataGGCCAACTTTAAGTGGGGATAAGACACCTTCAACGGGTTTTCAATCACAAGGTTACAGTGTTAAAAGAGCTAGTCACTCCAATCCTTCTTGGACGGCAAATATGCCCTCTCAGATTGATAGTAACcagaattcaaaaaatataaatcagACTTCTCTCGATGGCTGTAGTGGATCACCGATCAATGGTAGTCCTTTGAATAAACCAAATGACTCAGAAAGTGCTGGAGTAACGTCATTACATCAGGGAGTTTCAAATGAAGGGTTTGTATCATCGAATAAAGATGCGTCATTTCAGATTGAAAGCAACACCTCGACCGTGGATGAATCTAATTATATGACTTCTAACTTGAAGAATATAGGTGGCTTCGAATCTGAGCTGTCGTCAAGACTCTCAAATATGTCCATGACGAAGGACGTATCAGGCCAGAAGAAGGCTCCACCGAAGGTTCCtgtcaagaaaaatggtCTAGCTAGTCCAGAAAGTGCCAACAAGAAACTACCTCCTCAGGTTAAACCtaaaccaaaaattttaagcGGCAAGATACCACCACCTGtaccaaagaaaaaagttaGCCTGAGTAATGACAGTTGA
- the IML3 gene encoding Iml3p (similar to Saccharomyces cerevisiae IML3 (YBR107C); ancestral locus Anc_3.358) translates to MPYIWNIYGLNKIIEWNAEVIESLEEELDCVIQHDFDSKELISDKFNVTYDDCDGNMYICLCFDLEQDNHRRESCDQFFKFLKNHTGVIIWPIKFDEIDMTGIIDCTIHEKEKWYDTKFEISTEPGKGIDKFVIELNASSCRSICNGSMENAYRDGILPYLYDKTGIKVEKLQINCIILTNLMTIYKDRIVTIQFKLSKGVLVSICNRKAI, encoded by the coding sequence ATGCCATATATATGGAATATATATGGGCTGAACAAGATTATAGAATGGAATGCTGAAGTTATCGAATCGTTGGAGGAAGAATTGGACTGTGTGATTCAACACGATTTCGATAGTAAAGAATTGATCAGTGACAAATTCAATGTTACATACGATGATTGTGATGGCAACATGTATATATGTCTATGTTTTGATCTAGAGCAGGATAATCATCGTAGGGAGAGCTGCGATCAGTTTTTTAAGTTTTTAAAGAATCATACTGGTGTTATCATATGGCCTATTAAATTCGATGAAATCGATATGACTGGCATTATTGATTGTACAATTCATGAGAAAGAGAAATGGTATGAtactaaatttgaaatttctacTGAGCCTGGTAAGGgcattgataaatttgtcattgaACTTAATGCTAGCAGCTGTCGCTCAATATGTAACGGGTCTATGGAGAATGCATATCGAGATGGGATTTTACCTTATTTGTATGATAAAACTGGTATAAAAGTAGAGAAATTGCAGATAAATTGCATTATACTGACTAATTTGATGACGATTTATAAGGATAGAATAGTAACGATACAATTTAAACTATCAAAAGGTGTACTTGTAAGTATATGTAATAGAAAAGCTATATAA
- the SND3 gene encoding Snd3p (similar to Saccharomyces cerevisiae PHO88 (YBR106W); ancestral locus Anc_3.355) — MNPQVTNLVVMVVMMQLSRRIDMEDPTIVTYIRTAYVVSVVSSYLIYQLVKQKILSKNDTTELKIFTPKNPMNPNDTDKEETTTVRDYDLQQVESAIKSIYSGLAMMGFMHLYLKYTNPLFMQCINPIKSALEHNETKIHLFNHEATGELERPFKTANLMESLFGGQKQEEQEEAEKPKIEELKSE, encoded by the coding sequence ATGAATCCTCAAGTCACAAACTTAGTTGTCATGGTTGTCATGATGCAACTTTCTCGTCGTATAGATATGGAAGATCCAACTATCGTCACCTACATTAGAACCGCTTACGTTGTATCCGTAGTTTCTTCATATTTAATCTATCAATTAGTTAAACAAAAGATCTTAAGCAAGAATGATACTactgaattgaaaatttttactcCAAAGAACCCAATGAATCCAAACGATACcgataaagaagaaaccACCACAGTTAGAGACTACGATTTACAACAAGTCGAATCCGctattaaatcaatttaCAGTGGTCTAGCAATGATGGGTTTCATGCAtctatatttgaaatatacCAACCCATTGTTCATGCAATGTATTAACCCAATTAAGTCCGCTTTAGAACACAATGAAACTAAGATTCATTTGTTCAACCATGAAGCTACTGGTGAATTAGAAAGACCTTTCAAGACTGCTAATTTGATGGAATCTTTATTCGGTGGTCAAAAgcaagaagaacaagaagaagctgaaaaaccaaaaattgaagaattaaagTCTGAATAA
- the VID24 gene encoding glucose-induced degradation complex subunit VID24 (similar to Saccharomyces cerevisiae VID24 (YBR105C); ancestral locus Anc_3.353) yields MINEIVTSPSNDALKYQKRINGNDGDGHRSDNKDSSSNIFHNNKTRFFNTILKQNLTDATRLLSTSPEDDSLYKCVSKDSLSSLQNLADSHNSNISIKKYLIQDHSSYNLHSLSSFPSSHAYSSINQTNFLAPRKKFTGYQISGFKKYQVNVTINTINLPNLNEHTVVTEPHITGFLTIKGLTNNHPEISTFFESFVVTDNNFGFMSSSWGNLDQLENFKSNNEIDMEHWLNFPQFKKISLMSNNSNYIPNYINQRYIFMRWKEKFLIPDAFINNVEGASYDGFYYIVHDQILGTFQGFYYHKDAEKFQQLELVPIQSNTKNDCSFEFA; encoded by the coding sequence ATGATTAATGAAATCGTTACTAGTCCAAGTAACGACGcattaaaatatcaaaaacGTATAAATGGTAACGATGGCGATGGTCATCGTTCAGATAATAAGGATTCTTCTAGTAACATATTCCATAACAATAAAACAAGATTTTTTAATACCATACTAAAACAAAATCTAACTGACGCTACTAGGCTGCTCTCAACTTCTCCTGAGGATGATTCTCTCTATAAATGTGTCTCTAAGGACTCATTATCGTCATTACAAAATCTGGCGGATTCTCATAACAGTAACATAAgcataaaaaaatatctaaTACAGGACCATTCTTCATATAATCTAcattcattatcatcattcCCATCATCTCATGCATATTCCTCTATAAATCAAACAAATTTCTTAGCACcaaggaaaaaatttactgGTTATCAAATATctggtttcaaaaaatatcaagtCAACGTAACGataaatacaataaatttaccaaatttaaatgaacATACAGTGGTTACAGAACCTCATATAACAGGTTTCCTAACAATAAAGGGCCTAACTAATAATCATCCCGAAATTTCAACTTTCTTTGAATCATTCGTAGTAacagataataattttgggTTTATGTCATCTTCATGGGGTAATTTAGAccaattagaaaattttaaatccaataatgaaattgatatgGAACATTGGCTAAATTTCCctcaatttaaaaaaatttcattaatgtcaaataattcaaacTATATTCCAAACTATATTAACCAAAGATACATATTCATGAgatggaaagaaaaattcttgaTCCCAGACGCTTTCATAAATAATGTAGAGGGTGCTTCATACGATGGATTCTACTACATCGTTCATGATCAGATTTTAGGTACTTTCCAAGGTTTTTACTATCATAAGGACGCTGAAAAGTTCCAACAGCTAGAATTGGTCCCAATACAAtcaaatacaaaaaatgaTTGTTCGTTTGAATTCGCTTGA